In one Thermococcus celericrescens genomic region, the following are encoded:
- a CDS encoding radical SAM/SPASM domain-containing protein, whose amino-acid sequence MEDLLIFYISRPRSLLNLPKEHYDVLKYSDYLVVDSNQLIEKSHINTSGLTKVPTSKSSIKSCIIAVDDRLALVKDSDVENAGSLLLDLLSPISPWIYDYWVYLKCENKDVLDKLLEKTLVLSSVLHQTGSREGNILLRKDPHLGDILKNDILNSSYNQIVILGNDAKKDFLIYSFPSGNWYISRSVDPFDYCHVPSQQGWHTFLDIKNKKRSETIPLTRHADTKPYKKIRFNGVVIEYTRCCNAKCNHCYVSCSPETTQTLKVDKVIAVLKKISHSLTRYLNEKKVCIAGGEVTLPPFKEDLIKILKFAKMLGFKTEIVTNGYLFTHKEFYDPILEYTDYVEVSITPFHVECLGKQYYKNVLENLKKTVEEKLVSGAILRVQTTKTKKLNLLYKLLDDSIEGFLIASSPISWIGRARERIPKDEIYLSPTPLFQGGCWYNLNLTITSSGDVTPCCAGSELSKFLKYGNVYKEDIADIVEKMVNDPYLYVLTRYPERLVHQLSRKFALPPRVSSICEICLYINTSPVLYNESRKFVEELVKMSESNRGP is encoded by the coding sequence ATGGAAGACCTTTTAATCTTTTATATTTCCCGCCCAAGATCCCTGCTCAATCTTCCCAAAGAGCACTATGATGTTTTGAAATACAGTGACTACCTTGTAGTAGACTCTAACCAGCTCATTGAGAAATCACATATCAATACGTCTGGGCTGACAAAGGTTCCAACATCTAAAAGCTCAATAAAGTCCTGCATAATTGCTGTCGATGATAGGCTGGCTCTCGTCAAAGATTCCGACGTTGAGAATGCGGGAAGTTTGTTGCTTGACTTGTTGTCCCCCATTAGTCCCTGGATATATGATTACTGGGTGTATTTAAAGTGTGAGAATAAGGATGTTCTGGATAAATTACTTGAAAAAACTTTAGTGCTTTCATCTGTTCTTCATCAGACGGGCTCCAGAGAGGGCAACATTCTGCTCAGAAAAGATCCACACCTAGGTGATATTTTAAAAAACGATATCCTGAACAGCTCATATAATCAGATTGTGATATTGGGCAACGACGCAAAAAAGGACTTTTTAATCTATTCCTTTCCCAGCGGGAACTGGTATATATCGAGGAGCGTAGATCCTTTTGATTATTGTCATGTTCCCTCCCAGCAGGGGTGGCACACATTTCTGGACATTAAAAACAAAAAAAGAAGTGAGACAATACCGTTAACCCGCCATGCAGACACAAAGCCCTACAAAAAGATTAGGTTTAATGGTGTAGTCATTGAATACACCAGATGTTGCAATGCTAAGTGCAATCACTGTTACGTCTCATGTTCACCTGAAACAACTCAGACCCTCAAGGTTGATAAAGTCATAGCGGTTCTAAAAAAGATTTCACACTCATTAACCCGGTATCTAAACGAAAAGAAAGTATGCATTGCAGGTGGGGAAGTAACATTACCCCCTTTCAAGGAGGATCTGATAAAGATTCTAAAATTTGCAAAAATGCTGGGGTTCAAAACTGAAATAGTTACTAATGGGTATTTATTTACACACAAAGAGTTCTATGATCCGATACTAGAGTACACCGACTACGTGGAAGTTTCCATCACCCCTTTCCATGTTGAATGTCTAGGCAAACAATATTACAAAAACGTTCTTGAGAACCTAAAAAAGACGGTGGAAGAGAAATTAGTTAGTGGGGCAATCCTACGAGTTCAAACCACAAAAACAAAAAAGTTGAATCTTCTATATAAATTGCTCGATGATAGTATTGAGGGGTTTTTAATAGCGAGCTCCCCAATCTCATGGATTGGAAGAGCCAGGGAGAGAATACCAAAAGATGAAATATATCTAAGCCCGACTCCGTTATTCCAAGGAGGGTGCTGGTACAATCTGAACTTAACTATCACAAGCAGTGGGGACGTAACACCCTGCTGTGCGGGCAGTGAGCTGTCAAAGTTTCTTAAATATGGAAACGTGTACAAAGAGGATATTGCAGATATTGTGGAAAAAATGGTTAATGATCCCTATCTTTATGTTTTAACGAGATATCCAGAGCGATTAGTACACCAGCTGTCCAGAAAATTTGCGCTTCCCCCCAGAGTATCATCAATATGTGAGATCTGCCTGTACATAAACACTAGCCCTGTACTGTACAATGAGAGTAGAAAATTTGTCGAGGAGCTAGTAAAGATGTCAGAAAGTAACAGGGGGCCCTGA